In Paraburkholderia flagellata, the sequence AGTCTAGAAAGTCAAGAATCTCCTCCAGGAAGGTGGACACACTTATTGGCAAGAAGAAAGCGAGTCCAACCGCAATCCCCACCCATTCCTCAATATGGAAGTGACCCAATATGGCGGCAATCGCGAAGGCCATGAACAAGCCAGCCGCAGACGACGCTAACTTCAAGTAGACATCCCGGAACTTTGAGAAGAAACCCGCGTCCTCATCCCCCTTCCGTTGCAGAATAACCCATGTCGACGCGCCTATCGCCGCTGCCGCGGCTGCCAATCCGACTGCAGACCTGAGGTGCTCGTCGAACTGGTCAGTGGCCACATTTGTCATCGCCAGCAAAGTTGCAATTGCGACGCCCGTTGAGCCCAACAGGAGCTTTTCGAGGAAGCTGTCAAGTCTTTCGTCTTTAGCCATACCGCTCTCCCGAACGCAGTTATCGAATATTGGTGTGTGACATTGTGAATACAAACCCGGCACATGCCGGATTTGTAGAGTGAGGCTATGTGACATTTATAACGCTTCGCAGGGGCCGCTCGCAGCGCGCGACTAGCAGGGTTCGACCGCCCGCCCGTTGCGCATGCAAGGCTCAACATGCAGGCCATCTGGCCACGCGAGTGCGAACACCAAACGATCCCACACGCCCAGTTCCGTCACCTCCTTGCCGCAGCGGTTAACCACTTTGAACCGCGGCACAAACCGCCCTCCTTCGGGCGCGTAGCAGATGATCGAAACGACCCCGACTTATGCGTGAGCCACGCGACGCTGCGGTCTGTCGCATGGTGTCGCGTGAACGTCTGAGGATCGTCCCGCATCGCGTCGGCGAATGCTTTCACGGTGGGCTGCACCAGCCCGAGCGCAACAAGCATCCGTTCAATGGCTCTCATGCGGCAGCCCCTTGCGCTTTCGCTTCACTCGCGGCCACCGTCATCGTGGTGATGCCGGCTAGCGCGGTGATATTGAGCAGCGGCACTTCCTTGCCCACTGCGCCGAGCATGCGCACACCACCCATGCCGTTGAAGTTGACCTGCGTCGTCCACGGGAACGGCGACGCTGCACGAATCTCGGCAATGCTAACGGCCTTCATGCTGCCACCTTCTCGAGCTCGGCCGGCACGCCACCGCGCGATGCGTTGTCGAACTGCTCGAACACACTCTCCAGGCTGTCGGCTTCGGACTTGTCGATGCGATACCCTGCTTCGACCATGCGCGGCAGGAACAGCGAGTGCAGATCGTTGCTCGGCGAGGGCTTCATGATCGAGTTGAAGCGCACCGCCCAGACGCGACCGAGGAAGTCTTCGGGGTTCGCGTCGATAGCGTCACACAGCTTTTCGTTCTTCACGGTCACATCGACGCGCAGCAGACCATCGGACGTTTCCATCGTGATCGAGCCCGCGCGCCCTTCGTTCTTCGTGCTGTCCTTGCCCGCGACGATGCCCTTCGAGATCAGGTCCACGTCCACTTCGAGCTTGAGCTTTACGACATCCGGGTTGCCGCTGTCGGTGTCCTTCCAGAAGCCGGCGCCGTTCTTGAGGACGGTCCCCTCTTTGCCTTGCAGTTGCAGTTCGTTGCAGTGGGCATAGGCTTCAGCGAGCGAATGGACGATGCGCGTCGGGATGATACGCACCGAGGGCGCGACGCCGACCACACCACCGGCCGCAGCCAGCTGCATCAGCAGTGCCTTGAAACGCTAGCGATAACCGACCTCGTATTTGCCCTTCGGCACAACTGCGCTCAGCGGGATTTGATCCCACGCCTGGAACACCGGCTGCTCGTTCTCCTCGAACGCACCGCCCGCGGACACGCGGTTGATGATGCCATTGCCGATCTCACGCGAGGCGATCACACCGTCCACCAGGACCACGATCTCGCCGTGCGTCTGCGTGCCCCGACTTATGCGCTTGAACAACTCAGCCGATTGCGGCGTGAGGAACGTCATGAGGCGCTGCACTTCGTCGCGCGCGGCGTTGCCGGTGAGCTCGCGCTTGGCGAGGTGTTCGAGCGTCTCCCAGATCGGCGCGTTCTCGAACGTGTTGGCGCCCGGTGCAGCACCGTCGATGCGATCGGGCACCTGGCGCATGCCGTAGGTCGTCAGTGGATCGAGCGCCGCCATGAGCACGCCGCTTGAACGTGTCGAAAGCGAGGAACTGCTTCACGAGCGCCTGCTTCTCGTTCTTGCTGCTGGTCGCGGCGATTTTCTCGATGGCGGCGAATGCCTGGTCCGAAGTCATGTGAGTCATAAGTGATTTATCGCTGTTGTTAAACCTGTTGGGCTTGCCTCTCGCGTTGCATCCGGCGCGCAGCTTCGAGCGGCGACTCCCCTGCGCGGAGTTGGAGTCTGGGTGCGGCCCCTGTCCTGGTGGCCCGGGTTACGGCCGGAGCGGGAGCGGCGGGCGTCATAGGCGTAGCCGTCTGACAGTTAGTTGCGTTACAGGATGAAGGGGCGACACCCTTCGTGCGTTGCTCAATCATCGGGTTGAGCACGGCGGCGTGAATGTTGCCGTCGAACTCGTATGCGGGCTTCTGGGGCTTCACGCACGGCCCGCATGCCCTTTCGGATGCAGCGGTCGATGGCCTGCTCTGCCCAGTTGTCGGAGAGGCGGCAGGTGCGCGGTGCGGCCCGCAGTTCACGGCCCTCGGTGGCGAGGTAATGCGCTTGTTCACGGAACTCCGGTCCCATGGCTCGGCCACGTCCGTGTAGTAGGAGCCCTGCTGGGCGAACCAGCCCGAGCCGCCGCGCAGCCAGAGGATGCCGCCGAACGCCTTGAACTCGTCCTCCACCGACCCGTCATCGTTCAACATGTGCTTCGTGCGCCACACCGATGCCCTCCATCGGGTCGAAGTGAGGCATCCATGACGGGCGCCAGCCCTTGAATCCAGTGCGGTCGCTTTCCTGGCAGACGAATTTACGGACGATGATTTGGTGTTGCTGTGGTTGGTTGCGATGAGGGAATTGTCGAGACGCCTGCACGGCGCATTAAGTCATCGCTGATCTATCAAAGTATAGGAACACGCCTGCCGGTTCCCCGTGCTTCGCGATCTACCATGAGGTCCGCGCCCGGCTGCAGCGCGGAGATATTGGGACGACCGAGCGCATTCTCGACTATGAAATTGCCGACGAATTCGGCTGCACGCGCATGCCCGTTCGCCAGGCGCTTGTCCGACTGGTCAACGAGGGATACCTGGTCGGCACAACGCGCGGCTTTGTCATGCCCAGACTCACGAACGACGACGTTCATGAGATTTTTGAAGTCCGCAGACTGCTCGAACCGAGCGCGGCTGCTGGCGCAACGACAGCGCTAACGGACGAACAGCACGCCGCGTTGAAGCGTGCCTACCAGAAAGCCGTGCGAGCTTGCGAAAAGCAGGACCGCGCTGCGCTGATTACCGCCAACGTGGAATTTCGCGATGTTTGGCTCTCGGCCGTACAGAACCGTCGGCTGCAGGACACGATCAGACGTTTTGCGGAACACGCGCAACAAGTCAGATCGCTCACGCTGACCGACGCGTCCACCCAGAAGATCGCATTGGCCGGACTGCATGACTTGCTGGAAAGCTTCCTCGCGCGCGATTCGAAGCGTGCAAGAACCGTCATGCTCGAATTCATTCTCAACGCTGAGCAGCGCTATTTCGTCCTGGTGGACGGCCAGGACCAGTGATCAGAATAAGGCGCGCATCCACTTTATCTGGCCGCATTCCCACCGCGATGGGGGCCGTCCGTCCGCGTGGCCTCTTTATAACAGGACAACTAAAGATGGAGCGCTCATTGGCGAACGGAATTCGAAACAGCTTTCGTGATACTCGGCTCGGCCGTTATCGCCCTGAACTACTACGTGTTGCTGCAGCCGAACCAGATTCTGCCTCCCGGTCTCGGCGGTCTGCTGGCGTTCGCGTCGCGTCAATTTGCCCTTCCATTCGACATTGTCTATTTCGCGGTCAATATCCCTCTGTTTCTGGTTGGATTCCGCGTAGTCGGGTTGCGTTTCCTGATGCTGAGCCTGGCAGGGACGTTGGCCATGTTGGTTTTTCTCAACCTGTTCAGCGCGGTGCCGGGCATTCATGGGCTCCTGCTCGGAACCTTGGTCGGCGGCTTGTTGAACGGGGCCGCCATCGCCGTCATTCTGATGTGCCGGGGATCCACTGGCGGAATGGATATCGTCTGCGTGGTGTTATCTCATAGGTACCCGCGTTTTAGCATTGGCCAGTTTTCATTTCTCTTGAACACGTCCGTGATCCTGATTTCCGGGGCATTTCTTGGCTGGGCAAGTATGCTGGCCACCCTGATCGCGATCTTCCTCGCAGGCAAGGGGGTCGACTGGGTGATGGCTATGGGAAGGCCGCTGGCAGCCCGGTGAAAAAGCTGCGACCACGTGTGTCCAGCTTCGATTCCGTGAATGCTTCGCCTGCCCTCACACGCAACGCAAGGTTAGCGGGCACGCCACGGCAACCAGGACCAACTGCTCGTGCTTCACTCGTCATTCCAGATGCCCGGCAGCACATCGTGTGAACCGTTTTCAGGCGGAACAACGCGCTTCTTGCAGCGCTTGAAGGCTCACCGGCGGATCTGCCATTCATACCCGCGCTGCAATGATTGACGACGATCCCACGCTCGCCGCTCAACCGGCTTCAGACAGGATTTCACGTGTCCCGCCCTACTTGTCACATCCCTATTCCGCCTTCGCCTCCGGGGCTACCACTTGAGTGCGGAGAATGAAGAGCGGTCTTCCGAAGTGTGTACCGATTCACTCTCCTGACGATGCCCGTGAAGCTGATCGCCGTGATTTTCCACGATGATGCGCTTGCCGTGGCTACGCCGGTTATTCTGATCCTGTTTCAGAAGTCGCATGATCCGGCGCGACGAGAGTGTCAGTTGGCGAGAGAAGTATTCAAATTGAGCGAAGATGACGACAGTATCGCGGCCTTTAACACTATCTAACATTATGCTTTCATATTAAGTGTTAAACTTGTCCTTACATCTTAAGAAAGGACAAGTCAATGCTGAAGAAGATTGCAGGAACGACGGCTATTGCCGCTGCGATGGCAGTGGCGTCGCTACCCGCCGAGGCGGGGGATATGAACAATGCGGTGGGCGGCGCGCTGGGCGGTGTCGCGGGCGCGGCGGTCGGCAACGCGATTGGCGGCAGCACGGGCGCCGTGATCGGCGGCGCAGTGGGCGGCGGCGCGGGTGGCGCAGTGACGTCGAGCAAGCAAGAACGCACCGGCGCGGTGGTGGGCGGTGCACTGGGCGGCGGCGCCGGCGCGGCCGCGGGCAACGCTATGGGCGGCTCGACCGGCAGCCTCGTAGGTGCCGCGGTGGGCGGCGGCGCGGGTGCCGCGCTGGGCGGCAATGTCTCACGCAACAACTCGTACTCCGACGACCACTACCACGGCGGAAAGCAGAAGCATAAGAAGCACAAGAAGCATTACGACTGAACGGTGCCGGCCTCTCGGTATCGGCTCTCAACGAGTGGCATCTCGAACGCCGCCGTTGTCTGGAATCCGAACATCCGTCGTGCGGTCGCGAATCCTTCGGGTTTGTAGATCGGCGTGCCTGCGAAGAGGTCGTAAGACACACTCACGTATTTCGTCGGTACGCCGCCGCAGATGGCGATCACCGCGGCGGCGATCATATGGCTCGACCTGGACGCACTTCGTCATGCGACCCATTTGATGTCAGCTTG encodes:
- a CDS encoding FCD domain-containing protein; this translates as MPRLTNDDVHEIFEVRRLLEPSAAAGATTALTDEQHAALKRAYQKAVRACEKQDRAALITANVEFRDVWLSAVQNRRLQDTIRRFAEHAQQVRSLTLTDASTQKIALAGLHDLLESFLARDSKRARTVMLEFILNAEQRYFVLVDGQDQ
- a CDS encoding YitT family protein, coding for MILGSAVIALNYYVLLQPNQILPPGLGGLLAFASRQFALPFDIVYFAVNIPLFLVGFRVVGLRFLMLSLAGTLAMLVFLNLFSAVPGIHGLLLGTLVGGLLNGAAIAVILMCRGSTGGMDIVCVVLSHRYPRFSIGQFSFLLNTSVILISGAFLGWASMLATLIAIFLAGKGVDWVMAMGRPLAAR